The genomic window GAGACTCGCCTTAGCCAAAATGGTGCTTACCGCGTGGGGCCTCCTGGCGGGTTTGTCTCTTGGCCGCGAAGGCCCCTCAGTACAAATAGCCGCGGGCGTCATGCATAGCGTTCGTCGTTGGCTGCCAAAGCGTTCGCAGATCAGCGAACATAGCCTTCTTGTTGCGGGAGGAGCAGCTGGCATTGCCGCCGCATTCAACACTCCTTTGGGTGGAGTGATGTTTGCCATTGAAGAGTTGACACGTAAACCTGAGCATCGCAACCACGGACTGACCATTGCAGCGATCGTGCTAGCCGGGTTGATGGGGATATCGGCCTACGGTAACGGCAGTTACTTTGGTGTCATCAGAATCGATGGGTTCGGCTGGAGCGCGTTGCTGCCAGGCGTTATGGTGTCGCTGGCATGTGGTCTTCTTGGGGGCTTGTTTGCGCGCTTGCTCGTAGTGTCCTTCAGCCGGCAATTCCCTGGACTGGTTCACCATGCAGCGTAAGGCGCGGCCAGTGGCTTTTGCAGCGGCGTGTGGGTTTAGTGTTGCCGTGATTGGTGTGGTGACGGCAGGGGATACCTTTGGCAGTGGATACGCGCATACCAAAGCTGCTTTAGAAAATAGTGGCGACACAAACGCTCTATATGTGCTTCTGAAGTTTGTCACGACTTGGCTCACCGCATGGGCGGGTGTTCCCGGTGGTATTTTTGCGCCATCGTTGGCCATTGGAGGTGCCCTTGGAGGTGACTTCGCGCAATGGACTTCGTATGCCAACCCACCCACCCTCATTGCCTTGGGAATGGCTGCTTTTTTGGCTGCTGTGACCCAAGCGCCTCTCACTGCGTTCATCATCGTTATGGAAATGGTGGATGGTCATGCGCTGGTGCTGAGCCTGATGGCCAGTGCCCTTTTTGCCAGTGCTGTGTCGCGCTTGATTAGTGCCCCTTTGTATGCATCGTTGGCAGAGCTACAACTCACACGCCTGCCTAAAGCCTGAGGTTCTCCATGGTCCGAAAAATCCTTGCTGTCGTGGACGCCAGACCGGTTTCCCAATCCGCCATTGACCAAGCCATTGAAATGGCTCAAGCCCATCGTGCCGACATTTTTTTCTTCGGGGTGCTACCCCACTACGACTACCCAGCCGTGGACTTGCTTCCGGTGGCCAACTTTCCGGAAGAAACCCTGCAAGCGAAGTCCGCCATAGAAACCTCACGCTTATTAGCCGCGGCAAGTGCATGGGCCGAGAGATGTGGCGTCCATAGCCACCGTGCGACTTCAGTGGCGGGCGATATTGCTCATGCAGT from Rhodoferax potami includes these protein-coding regions:
- a CDS encoding chloride channel protein, encoding MQRKARPVAFAAACGFSVAVIGVVTAGDTFGSGYAHTKAALENSGDTNALYVLLKFVTTWLTAWAGVPGGIFAPSLAIGGALGGDFAQWTSYANPPTLIALGMAAFLAAVTQAPLTAFIIVMEMVDGHALVLSLMASALFASAVSRLISAPLYASLAELQLTRLPKA
- a CDS encoding universal stress protein; amino-acid sequence: MVRKILAVVDARPVSQSAIDQAIEMAQAHRADIFFFGVLPHYDYPAVDLLPVANFPEETLQAKSAIETSRLLAAASAWAERCGVHSHRATSVAGDIAHAVADAAEKRHCDLIVVGNEDNNAVLRLLNGNIVPGLISKSTVPVLVCKDRPLRTTHASSLRRFSNGRPPARETGTRDYDEPND
- a CDS encoding chloride channel protein; the protein is MDDPPMRQHPHIYSSFKNELYDAHLWRGRALFISFAALAGLTVVCFTWLTEHALAIFFKAQSGFWWAPLVWTPLCAAAIVWITRRYFPGAAGSGIPQVMAAQDPEVSGSTRGLFVSLRLALAKMVLTAWGLLAGLSLGREGPSVQIAAGVMHSVRRWLPKRSQISEHSLLVAGGAAGIAAAFNTPLGGVMFAIEELTRKPEHRNHGLTIAAIVLAGLMGISAYGNGSYFGVIRIDGFGWSALLPGVMVSLACGLLGGLFARLLVVSFSRQFPGLVHHAA